ATTGTTGACGAGCCGGTTAAAAGGGGATTTATGAAAGGCTTCGCTCATCTTTCGTTTTCTGTGGGAAGTAAGGAGCTTGTAAACCAATTAACCGAAAAACTTCGTGCCGATCATTTTACAATTGCCGGGGAACCCCGTACGACAGGAGACGGATATTATGAGAGCGTGGTGTTGGATCCGGAAGGGAATTGGGTGGAGATAACGATATGATATATCATGCATAGTTACAAAATACACTTATCAGAGATATTTTATTAATATGCTATTTAACTGTCAGTTACGTTTAGACGAAGTCAAAGACTTCGCCTGGCACATTTTTAAACACCGACGCTGTCAGGTCTGCGACGCTGACAAGTCTTGCTTCATTGTTCCCGCGCCGGCATGAAGTTTTAACATATCACAGGCATAATCCATTGCTTGCTGAAGGTGTTCCGTTCCCGCGAACGCATAGATAACCCAGAGAATATGAGTTGTTTCAGGTCGAATAGAAGTACGTTCCTCGTCGCTCGTCGGATTGCCGATCGGGCCTTTTGAATCGCGCAAAACAGGCAGGTTTTCTATATTCAGCAGCCCGCGCCCGATGCCGTTATATATTTCATCTGCACGACCCATACTCAGTTCAACCGTACCTTCAATATAAGCAGCATCAAAGCCGCCAATTGAAAAACCGGTTTTCAGCGATACCAGGTTAATAATATCCACAAGTGTATTGATCTGATACAAATCCTGACCTTTCACAATACGGCGCATAAGGGCTTCTGCACTGGGCCGATACCGGCTCGGATCTTTGCCGCATAAGGAATACATTTTTCTGGTGGCAGCAACCTGTGGCTGATCTTTTATCGCTTCAAATGACAGTGATTGTCTTATATGGGTAGTACTGTTTTGGATTTCGTTCCACAATTCAGCATTGTAACTGCTGTTCGTGACCTTGCCTTCAATTATACCCAGAGTAACCAGGGGATTTAAATCCCTGATGACCTTACCGATCTTTACTTCGATGGAATTCATATTTCATCCTGTGAAAAGTTAAAAATACGAAATCCTCCTGTAAATAAAATCAGGCAAGCGTTATACTGTCGTCAAGATAAACATCCTGAACAGTATTCAATAATCCGACGCCCTCGTTAAAAGGCCGCTGAAAAGCTTTCCTTCCCAGTATCAAACCCATACCTCCTGCTCTTTTATTTACTACAGCCGTTACAACAGCCTCCTGCAAATCGCTTTTTCCAAGACTCTCTCCACCGCTGTTAATCAGTCCAACGCGACCGCTATAGCAGTTCAACACCTGGTACCTGGTAAGATCAATGGGATGATCGGTTGTGAGTTTTTCATATACCAGCTTATTTGTCTTTCCCTGATTTGTGGCCAGGAAGCCGCCATTATTCACAGGCAGCTTCTGTTTTATTATGTCGGCCTGGATGGTTACACCGAGGTGATTAGCCTGTCCTGTTAAATCAGCCGATGTATGATAATCTTTCCCGCCTGTTTTAAAAGCATTGTTCCGGGTGTAACACCAGAGGATGGTTGCCATGCCCATATCATGCGCCAGTTGGAAGGCAGTTGATACTTCCTGCAATTGTCTTGTACTTTCTTCACTGCCCCAGTAAACAGTGGCTCCTATTGCAACAGCCCCCATTTCCCATGCGCTTTTAACAGTGCCATAAAGAACCTGGTCATAGCGGTTGGGCATGCTCAGCAGCTCATTGTGATTGATTTTTACTATGAAGGGAATTTTGTGGGCATATTTACGACTCATTATGCCAAGAACGCCGTATGTGGATGCCACAGCATTACATCCTCCTTCGATAGCCAGCTTTATGATGTTCTCAGGGTCAAAATAAATCGGGTTTACTGCAAATGCAGATCCTGCGCTGTGTTCAACACCCTGATCGACCGGCAGAATACTGCAGAAACCGGTATTCGAGAGCCGTCCATGCTGAAGCAACGCCTGAAGGCTGCGCAGTACCTGGTTATTGCGGTTGCTGTTCATCCAGATTTCATCAACGTGATTACCTGAGGGAGTATGAATTACAGTACTGTCGATCGTATTGCAGGTATGGTTAAGAAGTCCGTCTGCCTTTTCCCCGAGTATCTCAATTATCTTGCTGTTTGCCATGGTTTTGTTTTATATAAGGAAACATAATAAAGGAGGGATGGTTTAAGCGGGATGCTGGATACTGATAAAGATCGTCATTGCGAGGAGCGTGAATCGACAATGATTATAGAAATAATTAATTGCGACGAAGCAATCTACCCGAACAGGAACGGCGCTTCAAAGAGTCACTTTATGTAAATAAAGTCTGTCTTGGCAAGGCTCATCCTGTGCGGTCAGATTGCTTCGTCGCGATACATTTTGGTATAATCAATTATAATTCATGCTCCTCGCAATGACGGATTACCTAAGTTAATTTATTGTTAATATAAGCCAATGCCGAACAATCAATTCCAATTCTGTTTAATTTCATTGCATCAAACGCAAAACAGAATTTACTACCTTTCACATTATTTAATAAACCTATTCAACATATCCAAAACATTATGAACACCAATAGTCGCAGGTCTTTCCTTAAAAACAGCTTTATAGGCATATCCGGCACGGCACTGATTCCTTCAATAACCGCATCTGCCGGCGTGAAAACAATAAATGAACTTCCGGTCCGCAAGCTCGGTAAAACCGGGATTCAGGTTCCGCTGATCAGCATGGGGACAAGTGGCGCCTCAAGTACTGGATTTATAAAAGCAGCCTATGATGCCGGAATCAGGTTATTCTTTTCTGCAACCTATTATGGTGAGGGGAATAATGAAATCCTTGTCGGCCAGGCCCTGAAAGACATACCCCGGAGCAGCTACATGGTTGGAACTGCTGCATCACCCGATGGTATGGATATGCGTTCAGGTACCCTTTCTGCTGCTTTTACCAGTGAAGGATATATTAAGAAAGCAGAAGAAAGCCTTAAACGTTTTGGCATGGAACAAATCGACTTTGTGCTTCTTCCTTTCGCCGGCAAAAAAGAAACCGTTCTGCATGAAGGGGTTTTGAAAGCCTTTGAGCAGCTTAAAAAGCAGGGTAAGGTAAAGTATGTGGGAATCGCTTCGCATTCCGACAGCATTGAGGCATTGGACGCAGCGGCTTCATCGGATATCTACGATGTAGCCATGATTGGTTACAATTTCAAGAGTCCGGATCTTGAAGCCTATAACCAGGCCATTAAGCGGGCTGCCAAAGCAGGGATCGGGATTGTTGGCATGAAAACTACTGCAGGTGCAGGAAGGAATAAAACAGGTCCGGCTGTTAATGTGACGGCAGCCCTGAAATGGGTTTTAAAAAATGAGGATATTACAAGCATTGTCTCCGGTATGTCATCGTTGGATGAACTTCAGAAGAACATGGCCATGCTGAAGAACCTGAACATGACCGAACAGGAAATCAACGACCTGAAACTGGCTTCAGTTGAAATGAATAAGGGACTGTATTGCAGGCAGTGTAAGGAATGCATTCCACAGTGTCCGAATGAGCTGGATATTCCCACTCTCATGAGAAGCTACATGTATGCTTACGGCTATAAAAACAGGGAACAGGCCTGGTATACGCTGGCAGACGCCGGAATTAAAGGCAATCCCTGCAGTTCTTGCGACGGCTGTAATGTGAATTGCAGCAGTGGATTTGATGTAAAAGAGAGGATTACCGATATCGCCAGGCTAAGTGATGTGCCGGTGGAGTTTGTGAGGGCGTGAATATTGAACGTCATTGCGAGCCTTCGATTCCTGCGAAGACGAAGCAATCTGCCCGAACAGGCAGGACCTTATCAGGAGATATACATCGGTACCTATTTCTTTTGGCAAGGGTTTTCCTGTGCTGACAGATTGCTTCGTCGACTAAATATACTGGTATAATCAGAGTTATTTCTGGCTCCTCGCAATGACGGGCTTTTGGCTACGGTTTATCCACAAGAACCTTCCACTCTCCGTTCTTCTGCTTCTTCCAGGTGGCGAGGTAAATGCCGTGTGATTCGACAATTCCCCCGTTGCCTGGCATGCGGGTTGTCCATTTTCCGTAGGTGGAACCCAGATCCCCTGATACGTCTGCTCCCTCAGCATGCCAAGTGCACAGGAAACCGGGCTGATTCATCAGGCCTTTCCAATAGTTTTCCAGATTTGCATGGCCTTTTATTATAAGGGTTCCGTTTACTGCAAATCCCATACTGTCATAGAAAGCAGCCATTTTCACAGGATCATTTGATGAACAGGCAAGTTGCCAAAGGCTATCGGCTTCCAGTAACCTGGCGATATCTGGATTTACAATTTCCGGAGCTTTTTTACATGAAGTAATCAAAGCCAGCAGGCAGATTAGAGTGTACCATTTCATGAGAAGTGAAATTGAGATTACACTTAAAAGTACAATTAATTTTCGTTATACAAAACCGAACGGAATACCGGCTCTTCGCAACATAACATCGGATATATTTGTTATACACATGGTTGCCAGCCGGCCTCGTTAACAGAAATATTCAATTCAATTATGCATCAACCAAACCATAAGTCATATGCCCTGATAACCGGTGCCAGCAGGGGACTGGGAAAAGAGATTGCCGAAGAACTGGCTATGAGAGGGATTAACCTTCTGCTGGTTTCACTCAAAAATGAAGGACTTGCTGATCTCGGGCATCAATTATCTAAAAGAAATAAAATAGAAGTAAAACATATTGAAGCAGATCTTTGTGAATCAAACACCGTATTTCATATAGCGGAATGGGCTAAGGCAGCGGGACCTGTCAGCATACTTGTGAACAATGCCGGTATGGGCGGCACATATGCTTTTGAACAGGCGCCGGTTGAATATATTGACAATATCATCCAGCTTAACATCAGGGCCACGTCCCTCCTCACCCGGTTAATGCTGCCTGTTCTGAAATGCCAGCCCAGTGCTTATATATTGAATGTATCGAGTCTTGCTTCCTTTTCACCTGTGGCTTATAAAACCGTGTATCCGGCATCCAAAGCGTTTATATGGTCGTTTTCAAGAGGACTTTATGAAGAGCTTAAAAATACAAGTGTTTTTGTAAGTGTTGTTCATCCGGGACCTATGCGCACAAATGCCGATGTTACAAACCGCATTGCAAGTCAAAGTCTGGTTGGCCGGCTTGGAGTTATGTCAACCCGTGAAACAGCCACGATTGCTGTAAACAAGCTTTTCGCAAGAAGAACACTTATAATTCCGGGCTTTTTTAATAAAGTTAACTGGCTGATGACAAAGATTTTCCCCCTGTGGTTGAGGCTTATTGTTCTATCTAAGGTGATGAAAAAGGAAATCCGGCCATTCAGTGTTATAATAAACCGGACACCGGTCAAACATAATCTTTAACTTTACCGGAAATACAGCCTATTATGAAAAAGAGCGCCGGAATCCTTGTTTACAGGTTAAAAAAGGATAAACCTGAGGTTTTGCTTGTACATCCGGGAGGGCCTTTTTACAAAAACAAAGATATCAGCACATGGACTATCCCAAAGGGAGAATTCGACGATAACGAAGATGCTTTTGAAGCTGCAAAGCGTGAATTTCTTGAAGAAACCGGTTATGAAATTGAGGGAAATTACATTCAGCTGTCGCCTGTAAAACAGAACGGCGGAAAATGGGTGCATGCCTGGGCGGTTGAATGCGATCTTGATACGGATAATATTTGCAGCAATACATTCACATTGGAATGGCCTCCAAAATCGGGTAAAAAGCAGGACTTTCCGGAAATCGACAAAGCCGGCTGGTTTACAATTGAACAGGCACGTGAAAAGATACTGAACGGGCAGATACCGATACTGGAGGAGTTGATGCAAAACGTTATTGCGAGGAGCGGGGCGTAACCCAGCCGTCATTGCGAGACTTCGATTCCTGCGAAGTCGAAGCAATCTGCCAGCGCAGGAAATACCTCGCCAAGACAGACTCCAGGACCTCAAAGTAGGTCTTTGCCATGCCCTGCCTGTTCGGGCAGATTGCTTCGTCGCATTTTCATACTACTATAATCAGGTGTTTACCACGCTCCTCGCAATGACGTTTGCCTGAACCTTTAAACTCTTCAACTTGTTCCTTCCAAAACAAGGAAATGAATCCAACCCCGTTCAATGAAATCAATCCAGACATCACATCAGGCCGGAACCGGTCATACTGGACAATCTCATCAAAGCCTATCCAATTTGAAACGCTTAAAAAGAACATGGAAACCGATATACTGGTTATAGGCGGGGGTATTTCAGGATTAACTACAGCATATTGTCTTTCCAGGTCTGGCCGCAAGGTTGTGCTTGTTGAAGACGGATTTATCGGCAGCGGGGAATCAGGACGCACAACGGCCCATATAACCTATGCTCTTGATGACCGGTATTCAGAAATAGAAAACATGTTCGGTCATGAAAAAGCGCTTCTGGCAGCTAACAGCCATATGACGGCCATTCAATGGATCAATTCCGTTATCCACACTGAAAGCATCAGCTGTCATTTTAAAAGGGTTCCCGGTTACCTGTTCCTGCACAATTCAGATAAAATTGAAACCCTTGAGAAGGAGTACCAGGTCACCAAAAGTCTTGGTCTTTATACCGATGTTCTTCCTGAAACACCCGGAGTATCAGCGCTTATTGAAAAACGTTGCATTAAATTCCCTGGCCAGGCACAGTTTCATATTTTGATGTACTTAAAAGGACTTTCAGAAGCATTTATCAGGAAAGGAGGCAAAATTTTCACCGAATCCGGGGCTGAAAACATAACAAAAGAAGGAGCCACAGTCAACGGATATAAGGTAAAAGCCAGCCAGATTGTTGTAGCCACAAATTCTCCTGTAAATGACCTGGTGACAATGCACACAAAGCAATATACATATCGCACATATGTGATTGCAGCCAGTATCCGGAAGGGATCTCTTCCCTATTCACTCTGGTGGGATACCGGGGGCCAGCAGTCGAAATGGGTTACCAAGCCCTATCATTACGTGCGTCTTGAAGAATTTGATGAGAAGTTTGATCTTCTGATCGCGGGTGGCGAAGATCATAAAATCGGGCAGGCAGATAAAGAGAATATACCCGAACAGAACAGGTATGAAAACCTTGTAGCATGGACTCGTAAACATTTTCCGGCTGTTGAAACAATTGCCTATAAATGGTCAGGCCAGGTGATGGAGCCTGTGGATTCACTGGCATTCATCGGGAAGAATCCGGGTGATGAAAACATTTACATTATTACTGGTCACTCAGGTAACGGTATGACATATGGCACCATTGGCGGAATGCTGGTTTCGGATATGATACTGGGAAAGAAGAATATTTGGGAATCGCTTTATGATCCATCAAGAAAACCTACCCATGCAGGCGGTGATTTCGTGAAAGAGGCAGTGAACATGGCTGCCCAATACTCCGACTGGATTTCAGCAGGGGATGTAAAAGAACTGGCAGATTTGAAACCGAGGCAAGGTGGTATATTTACATCAGGATTAAAAAAAGTAGCTGTATACAGGGATGACATGAGCATATTGCACGCCTTTAGTGCGGTATGTCCGCATCTTGGCGGAATTTTACGCTGGAATGCGGATGAAATGTCATTTGATTGCCCGGCACATGGTTCAAGGTTCACAACCGGTGGAAAAGTAATTAACGGACCGTCGCAATCCGATCTTAAAAAAATAGAAATTAAGGAATAATTTTCTATTTTTGAAAGGGTTTCTTATCTGTATACCCACAAATCAACATTTCGCTTTACTGTTTTCATATGAAGTTCTGTTTGCTCTTTACCATAATTCTGATGATGGGATTGAAGGGTACCTGTCAGCCTGATACCAGTATTGTTCCCATAGTAGCCTACTGGAAAACCGGTGATATTTGGGGATTCAAAGTAACTAAAATTAAACAAACCATTCAGGATCAGAAAGTAGTTCAAAATGATTCCATTCATTACTTGGCAAAAATGGAGGTCCTGGCACAGGATTCTGATACTTATACACTTGACTGGACTATGGCAAACCCGTTTTATGACGCCTTCGGGTTACCTGCTTCGGTTAGAAAAAAATACCCGAACTACAACTATACAAATGTTATCTATAAAACAACTGAAA
The Bacteroidales bacterium genome window above contains:
- a CDS encoding VOC family protein, with translation MKIDHIALWVDDLEKMRLFYLKYFDAVSSEKYTNDKKGFSSYFLTFKDGETRLEIMNRTDIVDEPVKRGFMKGFAHLSFSVGSKELVNQLTEKLRADHFTIAGEPRTTGDGYYESVVLDPEGNWVEITI
- a CDS encoding phenylalanine--tRNA ligase beta subunit-related protein, which produces MNSIEVKIGKVIRDLNPLVTLGIIEGKVTNSSYNAELWNEIQNSTTHIRQSLSFEAIKDQPQVAATRKMYSLCGKDPSRYRPSAEALMRRIVKGQDLYQINTLVDIINLVSLKTGFSIGGFDAAYIEGTVELSMGRADEIYNGIGRGLLNIENLPVLRDSKGPIGNPTSDEERTSIRPETTHILWVIYAFAGTEHLQQAMDYACDMLKLHAGAGTMKQDLSASQT
- a CDS encoding class I fructose-bisphosphate aldolase, with the protein product MANSKIIEILGEKADGLLNHTCNTIDSTVIHTPSGNHVDEIWMNSNRNNQVLRSLQALLQHGRLSNTGFCSILPVDQGVEHSAGSAFAVNPIYFDPENIIKLAIEGGCNAVASTYGVLGIMSRKYAHKIPFIVKINHNELLSMPNRYDQVLYGTVKSAWEMGAVAIGATVYWGSEESTRQLQEVSTAFQLAHDMGMATILWCYTRNNAFKTGGKDYHTSADLTGQANHLGVTIQADIIKQKLPVNNGGFLATNQGKTNKLVYEKLTTDHPIDLTRYQVLNCYSGRVGLINSGGESLGKSDLQEAVVTAVVNKRAGGMGLILGRKAFQRPFNEGVGLLNTVQDVYLDDSITLA
- a CDS encoding aldo/keto reductase, which gives rise to MNTNSRRSFLKNSFIGISGTALIPSITASAGVKTINELPVRKLGKTGIQVPLISMGTSGASSTGFIKAAYDAGIRLFFSATYYGEGNNEILVGQALKDIPRSSYMVGTAASPDGMDMRSGTLSAAFTSEGYIKKAEESLKRFGMEQIDFVLLPFAGKKETVLHEGVLKAFEQLKKQGKVKYVGIASHSDSIEALDAAASSDIYDVAMIGYNFKSPDLEAYNQAIKRAAKAGIGIVGMKTTAGAGRNKTGPAVNVTAALKWVLKNEDITSIVSGMSSLDELQKNMAMLKNLNMTEQEINDLKLASVEMNKGLYCRQCKECIPQCPNELDIPTLMRSYMYAYGYKNREQAWYTLADAGIKGNPCSSCDGCNVNCSSGFDVKERITDIARLSDVPVEFVRA
- a CDS encoding nuclear transport factor 2 family protein gives rise to the protein MKWYTLICLLALITSCKKAPEIVNPDIARLLEADSLWQLACSSNDPVKMAAFYDSMGFAVNGTLIIKGHANLENYWKGLMNQPGFLCTWHAEGADVSGDLGSTYGKWTTRMPGNGGIVESHGIYLATWKKQKNGEWKVLVDKP
- a CDS encoding SDR family NAD(P)-dependent oxidoreductase, whose translation is MHQPNHKSYALITGASRGLGKEIAEELAMRGINLLLVSLKNEGLADLGHQLSKRNKIEVKHIEADLCESNTVFHIAEWAKAAGPVSILVNNAGMGGTYAFEQAPVEYIDNIIQLNIRATSLLTRLMLPVLKCQPSAYILNVSSLASFSPVAYKTVYPASKAFIWSFSRGLYEELKNTSVFVSVVHPGPMRTNADVTNRIASQSLVGRLGVMSTRETATIAVNKLFARRTLIIPGFFNKVNWLMTKIFPLWLRLIVLSKVMKKEIRPFSVIINRTPVKHNL
- a CDS encoding NUDIX domain-containing protein, encoding MKKSAGILVYRLKKDKPEVLLVHPGGPFYKNKDISTWTIPKGEFDDNEDAFEAAKREFLEETGYEIEGNYIQLSPVKQNGGKWVHAWAVECDLDTDNICSNTFTLEWPPKSGKKQDFPEIDKAGWFTIEQAREKILNGQIPILEELMQNVIARSGA
- a CDS encoding FAD-dependent oxidoreductase, whose amino-acid sequence is MNPTPFNEINPDITSGRNRSYWTISSKPIQFETLKKNMETDILVIGGGISGLTTAYCLSRSGRKVVLVEDGFIGSGESGRTTAHITYALDDRYSEIENMFGHEKALLAANSHMTAIQWINSVIHTESISCHFKRVPGYLFLHNSDKIETLEKEYQVTKSLGLYTDVLPETPGVSALIEKRCIKFPGQAQFHILMYLKGLSEAFIRKGGKIFTESGAENITKEGATVNGYKVKASQIVVATNSPVNDLVTMHTKQYTYRTYVIAASIRKGSLPYSLWWDTGGQQSKWVTKPYHYVRLEEFDEKFDLLIAGGEDHKIGQADKENIPEQNRYENLVAWTRKHFPAVETIAYKWSGQVMEPVDSLAFIGKNPGDENIYIITGHSGNGMTYGTIGGMLVSDMILGKKNIWESLYDPSRKPTHAGGDFVKEAVNMAAQYSDWISAGDVKELADLKPRQGGIFTSGLKKVAVYRDDMSILHAFSAVCPHLGGILRWNADEMSFDCPAHGSRFTTGGKVINGPSQSDLKKIEIKE